DNA from Leptospira mayottensis 200901116:
AAAAGATTGCTATGTAGGGGGAAAATTATGTCTCTTATAAATTCTAAGTTTTATAGAGTTTGTAAGCCTTTTTTGCAAACAAAATCAGAAGGATCCTAGTAAATGTATAACGGATCGTTTTCGCTTTGACTTTTTGTGCTGCCTTGACTACCGACGGAGGGTCGCACATAGGTTCCAATAAAAAGAGAAATCGAAAACAAGAAGTTCACATAACCGATTTGAAACGCACTCGAATACGGGAGCGCGGTGTTTCGAGTATGTAGCTGATACAAATGTTGACCGCCAAAAAAGGAACAACTCCCGTGAAAATAAATGCGCCTTTTTTAATATTCAATTTTAATAAATCGTAATGAGGATGAGCCTAAACCGGAAAGAGAAGTGATCGCATCGACAAAAGCTCCGAGTAAGAGCAAAACGTGACCGGAAAGTATTTTGTCCTCCGTGTTTTATCCAAATATAACTTCAGTAAGAGTAGAAATAAATGCGCGTTAAATAAACTCAGGCAAAATGCTTCCTGAACTAAAGCCGTATCGCTTCCTATTTTGATTTAAAATCGGTCGGTCAAAACTCTACGGAGAATTTTATGGGTTTCCGGATGTGTTATCACCTGATAATGGGAAGTTTCGAGCAAACAATTAACCCTGGATTCAGGATCGGATTTTTTTCGATATACTCTGTCGCTTAACAAAGTAAGGCTCGGCTTTTCAACGATTCCGTCGCCGATCCATGAGGACCATTTGGATTCTTCTTTTGTTACTAAACTGTATATCTGAGTCGCATTCACTTCGTCCAATTCTTTGAAATACAAATCATTTACATACCTCTTGATTTGATCGTTTTGAACCCAATCCTCTTCTCGGATAATTCCGTGAGAAAGATCTTTGATTGCATCACTTCTCTGATTTCCGATAAAACCTAAGATATTAACTGGAAGGATCGGTAACGACTCCGCTCCAAGCCCGAGCCAAAAACCAATTTTTTCGATATACGATCCTCCGTCGGGAGAATTGATTACGAGTGCATGGCGAATCCTGTCTGAAAAGGATGAATTTTTTTGTTTAGCCTGATATAAGGCGCTTCTGAAAATCAGGCCGCCCTGACTGTAAGATATAACGTCTAACGTGTCTCCTTTTATTTCGGGGGAATTTAAAAGCGTCTCTATAAGATCCAACATCAGCTTTGCGTTCGTGGAAAGATGAATCCCCGGATTGAAACGGAGATAGATCGGGTAATAACCGCATTTTTTCATCGTATCGGAAAGAGGAACCTCTCCTTTTGCATTCCAAAGTCCCTCGTCGCAAAAAAGTCCCGGAATACAAAGGATCAAACGCGGGAGTTTAGACTTTTTCCAATCCATTAGGATTTCTTGAACTCCTGCGTCCTTTCCCTCAAGCCGAAAAGACGCCTGAATATGGGAAGTAGTTACGAGTCCCGCAAAGGATTCTCCTACTATACTGGAAACGGGG
Protein-coding regions in this window:
- a CDS encoding esterase/lipase family protein — its product is MPYKPTQPSMDLSKSLVQFAKDTSVGTLESVRSILTQSFDWSSKQLSQLSGTPLVQNTSLAEFFSKSGESLKKASEKTEEGLTRALSSTAKAMYETLSAIEKADVVVKRIFFENIPVSSIVGESFAGLVTTSHIQASFRLEGKDAGVQEILMDWKKSKLPRLILCIPGLFCDEGLWNAKGEVPLSDTMKKCGYYPIYLRFNPGIHLSTNAKLMLDLIETLLNSPEIKGDTLDVISYSQGGLIFRSALYQAKQKNSSFSDRIRHALVINSPDGGSYIEKIGFWLGLGAESLPILPVNILGFIGNQRSDAIKDLSHGIIREEDWVQNDQIKRYVNDLYFKELDEVNATQIYSLVTKEESKWSSWIGDGIVEKPSLTLLSDRVYRKKSDPESRVNCLLETSHYQVITHPETHKILRRVLTDRF